A genomic region of Micromonospora sp. NBC_01796 contains the following coding sequences:
- a CDS encoding glutamate mutase L, protein MSGYAVCADVGSTFTKVAVVELATGALVASAARPTTVGSDVLRGLDAAVTQAAGPDAAAMPWYVCSSAGGGLRLAVVGYEELVTARAGQQVGLSAGARVVHVGAGRLDRAGVTGLRAARPDVVLLVGGTDGGDGEVLLHNAARLAAARWRVPVVVAGNVEVRSEVAGVLADRGVPVTVAGNVLPRIGVLAPLSARAAIRDVFLRHVIGGKRLSRGTRFAGLVRAATPEAVLTGVEVLADQLSGDLVVVDVGGATTDVYSVLTPDERAKGPARAAAGTLWRARTVEGDLGMRWSAPGVVAAAQAERMLVAGEVELLTAAAADRAADPGFLAVDAGARAVDRRIAGLAATVALRRHARGASVGDGGGRDLRDVRLIIGSGGVLRHAGAQEAVAVLDAVLADHGGGWALPRAATPVVDDQYVLAAAGLLAAEHPVTAVALLRRYLLVGD, encoded by the coding sequence GTGAGCGGGTATGCGGTCTGCGCCGACGTCGGTTCGACGTTCACGAAGGTAGCGGTGGTGGAGTTGGCCACCGGGGCGTTGGTGGCGTCGGCGGCTCGACCGACGACGGTCGGTTCCGATGTGCTGCGCGGCCTGGATGCCGCGGTCACGCAGGCGGCGGGCCCGGATGCCGCGGCGATGCCGTGGTACGTGTGCTCGTCGGCCGGTGGCGGGTTGCGCCTGGCGGTGGTCGGTTACGAGGAGTTGGTGACGGCGCGGGCGGGGCAGCAGGTCGGGCTGTCGGCCGGGGCGCGGGTGGTGCACGTCGGCGCGGGCCGGTTGGACCGGGCGGGTGTGACCGGTCTGCGGGCGGCGCGACCGGACGTGGTGCTGCTGGTCGGGGGGACCGACGGCGGTGATGGTGAGGTGCTGTTGCACAACGCGGCCCGGTTGGCGGCGGCCCGGTGGCGGGTGCCGGTGGTGGTGGCCGGGAACGTGGAGGTCCGTTCGGAGGTCGCCGGGGTGTTGGCCGACCGGGGGGTGCCGGTGACGGTGGCCGGGAACGTGTTGCCGCGGATCGGGGTGTTGGCGCCGTTGTCGGCGCGGGCGGCGATCCGGGACGTGTTCCTGCGGCATGTGATCGGTGGGAAGCGGCTGTCGCGTGGTACCCGGTTCGCCGGGTTGGTTCGGGCGGCGACCCCGGAGGCTGTCCTGACCGGGGTGGAGGTGCTCGCCGACCAGCTCTCCGGTGACCTGGTGGTCGTCGACGTCGGTGGTGCGACCACGGACGTGTATTCGGTGCTGACGCCGGACGAGCGGGCGAAGGGGCCGGCGCGGGCGGCCGCAGGGACGTTGTGGCGGGCCCGGACGGTCGAGGGTGACCTGGGGATGCGGTGGAGCGCGCCGGGGGTGGTGGCGGCGGCGCAGGCGGAGCGGATGCTGGTCGCGGGTGAGGTGGAGTTGTTGACGGCCGCGGCCGCCGACCGGGCGGCGGATCCGGGGTTCCTGGCGGTTGATGCGGGGGCGCGGGCGGTCGACCGGCGGATCGCCGGGTTGGCGGCGACGGTGGCGTTGCGGCGGCATGCGCGGGGCGCTTCGGTCGGCGATGGCGGGGGCCGTGATCTGCGGGACGTCCGGTTGATCATCGGTTCGGGGGGTGTCCTTCGCCACGCCGGGGCGCAGGAGGCGGTGGCGGTCCTCGATGCGGTGTTGGCCGACCACGGCGGTGGGTGGGCGTTGCCGAGGGCGGCGACACCGGTCGTTGATGATCAGTATGTGCTGGCCGCCGCGGGGTTGTTGGCTGCGGAACATCCGGTTACGGCGGTCGCCCTGTTGCGCCGGTATCTGCTCGTCGGGGATTGA
- a CDS encoding hotdog domain-containing protein, which yields MGDERVGLTVVHRRYVPYGHAHYAGDLVDGAYALGLFGDVATEVCIRTDGDEGLFASYGEVQFRAPVRAGDVLEVVATVTRVGTRSRTIDFECRVVCRGRPERGASAAEVLDPPLVAVTATGTVVVPAPPPGGAPGAVPRLL from the coding sequence ATGGGTGACGAGCGGGTCGGGTTGACGGTGGTCCACCGGCGGTATGTGCCGTACGGGCACGCGCACTATGCGGGGGATCTGGTCGACGGGGCGTACGCGTTGGGGTTGTTCGGGGACGTGGCGACGGAGGTGTGTATCCGTACCGACGGGGACGAGGGGTTGTTCGCCTCGTACGGCGAGGTGCAGTTCCGGGCGCCGGTGCGGGCCGGTGACGTGCTGGAGGTGGTGGCGACGGTGACCCGGGTCGGTACCCGGAGCCGGACGATCGACTTCGAGTGCCGGGTGGTGTGTCGGGGGAGGCCGGAGCGGGGGGCTTCGGCGGCGGAGGTGTTGGATCCGCCGTTGGTGGCGGTGACGGCGACCGGGACGGTGGTGGTGCCGGCACCACCACCGGGTGGGGCGCCGGGCGCGGTGCCGCGGCTGCTGTGA
- a CDS encoding OAM dimerization domain-containing protein produces the protein MTGSVVRPYGDTTGDGMVQVSFTLPLAHDKRAEGAALQLAGKMGLEPAMLVHAKQMGDGFTFFVVYGRVGHLVDTDAVRVVERDFPLLSAKDVNALVKSRLRRKLSVVGACIGSDAHTVGIDAILNVKGVAGEKGLEYYRELKVTNLGAQVSVPELVEAARVEKADAVLVSQVVTQRDAHLHNTREMSAAFREAMPAGRRPLLIVGGPRFDELMTGELGVDRIFGRGTTPREVASYLVHELVVNREARVGAAKGTR, from the coding sequence GTGACCGGGTCGGTGGTGCGGCCGTACGGGGACACGACCGGTGACGGCATGGTGCAGGTGTCGTTCACGTTGCCGCTCGCGCACGACAAGCGGGCCGAGGGTGCGGCGTTGCAGTTGGCCGGGAAGATGGGCCTGGAGCCGGCGATGCTGGTGCACGCGAAGCAGATGGGTGACGGGTTCACCTTCTTCGTCGTCTACGGGCGGGTGGGCCACCTGGTCGACACCGATGCCGTACGGGTGGTGGAGCGGGATTTCCCGTTGTTGTCGGCGAAGGACGTCAACGCGTTGGTGAAGTCCCGGCTGCGGCGCAAGTTGTCGGTGGTGGGGGCGTGTATCGGGTCGGATGCGCACACGGTCGGGATCGACGCGATCCTGAACGTGAAGGGTGTGGCGGGTGAGAAGGGTCTGGAGTACTACCGGGAGTTGAAGGTGACGAACCTGGGCGCGCAGGTGAGCGTGCCGGAGTTGGTCGAGGCGGCCCGGGTGGAGAAGGCGGACGCGGTGCTGGTGTCGCAGGTGGTGACGCAGCGGGATGCGCATCTGCACAACACCCGGGAGATGTCGGCGGCGTTCCGGGAGGCGATGCCGGCGGGTCGGCGGCCGTTGCTGATCGTCGGTGGGCCCCGGTTCGACGAGTTGATGACCGGTGAACTGGGTGTGGATCGGATCTTCGGTCGGGGGACGACGCCTCGGGAGGTGGCCAGTTATCTGGTGCACGAGTTGGTGGTCAACCGGGAGGCCCGGGTCGGTGCGGCGAAGGGGACGCGGTGA
- a CDS encoding lysine 5,6-aminomutase subunit alpha yields the protein MTSKLALDAAVVARARELARRAGQPVVDLARGHTTVSVERAVLRLAGVTGADPDGIPWVNRLVDAVVDEVGLAHGVSLPVFDALAREGLAGGEVGPALTLLAQKAAAGSVGFAVPSGRAATAARSAARRATGAGLRLVDRRRAERERLVRRYGDPVRRPWIYLIVATGDIYEDIPQAQAAARAGADVIAVIRSTGQSLLDYVPEGATREGFAGTYATQENFRLMRAALDESSRELGRYVRLTNYASGLCMPEMAALAGLERLDMMLNDSMYGILFRDINPIRTFVDQRFSRQVHARAGIIINTGEDNYLTTADAVDEAHTVTVSQLLNEFFAHEAGLADWQLGLGHAFEINPDVPESFRLELAHALLARELFPEAPLKWMPPTKHMTGDVFRGNLLDGFFNLAGAMTGQGILLVGMMTEAVVTPWLSDRDIALQNVRYVLGAAGGLHEDFVPAPGGFIQQRASRVLDEAVGLLSRIADDTLLNAIAEGTFGIMKRPADRGKGLSGVAAHAEGYYNPATELLERDQVAAAGRGVAA from the coding sequence GTGACGAGCAAGCTCGCGTTGGACGCGGCGGTGGTGGCCCGGGCGCGGGAGTTGGCGCGCCGGGCCGGGCAGCCGGTGGTGGATCTGGCCCGTGGTCATACGACGGTGTCGGTGGAGCGGGCCGTGTTGCGGCTGGCCGGGGTGACGGGGGCGGATCCGGACGGGATTCCGTGGGTGAACCGGTTGGTCGATGCGGTGGTCGACGAGGTCGGGTTGGCGCACGGGGTGTCGTTGCCGGTGTTCGACGCGTTGGCGCGGGAGGGTCTGGCCGGTGGTGAGGTGGGGCCTGCGTTGACGTTGTTGGCGCAGAAGGCGGCGGCCGGGTCGGTGGGTTTCGCGGTGCCGTCGGGTAGGGCGGCGACGGCGGCGCGGTCGGCGGCGCGGCGGGCGACGGGTGCGGGGTTGCGGTTGGTCGACCGGCGGCGGGCCGAGCGGGAGCGGCTGGTGCGGCGGTACGGGGATCCGGTGCGGCGGCCGTGGATCTACCTGATCGTGGCGACGGGGGATATCTACGAGGACATTCCGCAGGCGCAGGCGGCGGCGCGGGCGGGTGCGGATGTGATCGCGGTGATCCGGTCGACGGGTCAGTCCCTGTTGGATTATGTGCCGGAGGGGGCGACCCGGGAGGGTTTCGCGGGGACGTACGCGACGCAGGAGAATTTCCGGTTGATGCGGGCGGCGTTGGACGAGTCGTCGCGGGAGCTGGGCCGGTATGTGCGGTTGACGAATTACGCGTCGGGGTTGTGCATGCCGGAGATGGCGGCGTTGGCCGGCCTGGAGCGGCTGGACATGATGTTGAACGATTCGATGTACGGGATCCTGTTCCGTGACATCAACCCGATCCGTACGTTCGTCGACCAGCGGTTTTCGCGGCAGGTCCACGCCCGGGCGGGGATCATCATCAACACCGGTGAGGACAACTACCTGACCACTGCGGATGCCGTGGACGAGGCGCACACGGTGACGGTGTCGCAGTTGCTGAACGAGTTCTTCGCGCACGAGGCGGGGTTGGCGGACTGGCAGTTGGGGCTGGGGCACGCGTTCGAGATCAATCCGGATGTGCCGGAGTCGTTCCGGTTGGAGTTGGCGCATGCGTTGCTGGCCCGGGAGTTGTTCCCGGAGGCGCCGTTGAAGTGGATGCCGCCGACGAAGCACATGACCGGGGACGTGTTCCGGGGGAACCTGTTGGACGGGTTCTTCAACCTGGCGGGGGCGATGACCGGGCAGGGGATTCTGCTGGTCGGGATGATGACCGAGGCGGTGGTGACGCCGTGGTTGTCCGATCGGGACATCGCCCTGCAGAACGTGCGGTACGTGTTGGGTGCGGCCGGTGGGTTGCACGAGGATTTCGTGCCGGCGCCGGGTGGGTTCATCCAGCAGCGGGCGTCGCGGGTGTTGGACGAGGCGGTGGGGTTGTTGTCCCGGATCGCCGACGACACGTTGTTGAACGCGATCGCGGAGGGCACGTTCGGGATCATGAAGCGTCCGGCGGATCGGGGTAAGGGCCTGTCCGGGGTGGCGGCGCACGCGGAGGGTTACTACAACCCGGCGACGGAGTTGCTGGAGCGCGATCAGGTGGCGGCGGCCGGGCGGGGGGTGGCGGCGTGA
- a CDS encoding amidohydrolase → MTSPSTLYRGGHLYCPGDPTATALLVRDDRIAWIGADADAPPADVVVDLAGALVTPAFVDSHVHATDTGLALSGLDLSSARSGAEVSAAVAAFAAALPADAVVLGHGWDESYWSDQRPPSAAELDRAAGGRRVYLSQASIHSALCSSALLAAAPEVVSAAGYDASGWLRRDAHHVVRALAFGSVTREQRVAAQRVALARAASLGIAAVHECGGPDISDEVDFAGVLALSGDGGPEVFGYWGELMGAARARELGAVGAGGDLFADGALGSRTAHLSSAYLDGDEGACGHGYVSAEQVRDHLLDCARHGMQGGFHAIGDAAIGTVLDGFALAAGTLGVDRLRAARHRVEHAEIMSKRLIAGFVEYGIVASMQPAFDRLWGGEDRMYAQRLGVARSLESNPMGAMHGVGVTLAFGSDSPVTPLDPWGSVRAAVAHFNPAQRMSARAAFAAHTRGGWRAVFRDDEGVLAPGAPATFAVWSAPAGVERGLPVLVASDVELRGPEDPTPLPVCRRTVRRGQVIYEALD, encoded by the coding sequence ATGACTTCCCCCTCGACTCTGTACCGCGGTGGCCACCTCTACTGCCCCGGTGATCCGACGGCGACCGCGTTGTTGGTCCGGGACGACCGGATTGCCTGGATTGGCGCGGACGCGGACGCGCCGCCCGCCGATGTGGTGGTGGATCTCGCGGGTGCGCTGGTGACGCCGGCGTTCGTGGATTCGCACGTGCACGCGACCGACACCGGGCTGGCGTTGTCCGGGCTGGATCTGTCGTCGGCCCGGTCGGGGGCGGAGGTGAGCGCGGCGGTGGCGGCGTTCGCGGCGGCTCTGCCGGCGGACGCGGTGGTGTTGGGGCACGGTTGGGACGAGTCGTACTGGTCGGATCAGCGGCCGCCGTCGGCGGCGGAGTTGGACCGGGCGGCGGGTGGGCGGCGGGTGTACCTGTCGCAGGCGTCGATCCATTCGGCGTTGTGTTCGTCGGCGTTGCTGGCGGCGGCGCCGGAGGTGGTGTCGGCGGCCGGGTACGACGCGTCGGGTTGGTTGCGGCGCGACGCGCACCATGTGGTGCGGGCGTTGGCGTTCGGGTCGGTGACCCGGGAGCAGCGGGTGGCGGCGCAGCGGGTGGCGTTGGCGCGGGCGGCGTCGTTGGGGATCGCGGCGGTGCACGAGTGCGGTGGTCCGGACATCTCCGATGAGGTGGATTTCGCGGGTGTGTTGGCGTTGTCCGGTGACGGTGGGCCGGAGGTGTTCGGCTACTGGGGTGAGTTGATGGGGGCGGCGCGGGCGCGGGAGTTGGGTGCGGTGGGTGCCGGTGGGGACCTGTTCGCCGACGGGGCGTTGGGTTCGCGTACGGCGCATCTGTCGTCGGCGTACCTCGATGGTGACGAGGGTGCGTGCGGGCACGGGTACGTGTCGGCGGAGCAGGTCCGTGACCATCTGTTGGATTGTGCGCGGCACGGGATGCAGGGTGGGTTCCACGCGATCGGGGACGCGGCGATCGGGACGGTGCTGGACGGGTTCGCGCTGGCGGCGGGGACGTTGGGGGTGGATCGGCTGCGGGCGGCCCGGCACCGGGTGGAGCACGCGGAGATCATGAGCAAGCGGTTGATCGCCGGTTTTGTCGAGTACGGGATCGTGGCGAGCATGCAGCCGGCGTTCGACCGGTTGTGGGGTGGCGAGGATCGGATGTACGCGCAGCGTCTGGGGGTGGCGCGGTCGTTGGAGTCGAATCCGATGGGTGCGATGCACGGGGTGGGTGTGACGTTGGCGTTCGGGTCGGATTCGCCGGTGACGCCGTTGGATCCGTGGGGTTCGGTGCGGGCGGCGGTGGCGCATTTCAATCCGGCGCAGCGGATGAGTGCGCGGGCGGCGTTCGCGGCGCACACCCGTGGTGGGTGGCGGGCGGTGTTCCGGGACGACGAGGGTGTGTTGGCGCCGGGTGCGCCGGCGACGTTCGCGGTGTGGTCGGCGCCGGCGGGGGTGGAGCGGGGGTTGCCGGTGCTGGTGGCCTCGGATGTGGAGTTGCGGGGGCCGGAGGATCCGACGCCGTTGCCGGTGTGTCGGCGTACGGTGCGGCGCGGTCAGGTGATCTACGAGGCGCTCGACTGA
- a CDS encoding zinc-binding alcohol dehydrogenase: protein MTSPVGLHRVLEPVGVLPQAAWRLDPGGPVGADEVRIRVERLNLDAASFRQLSEKHGGDGAAVRAEVLEIITSRGKMHNPVTGSGGMLIGVVDEVGPSSPLKVVPGDRVATLVSLTLTPLVVTDALAGWDGLGEQVPCAGFAVLFARSVVAVLPDDLDPRLSLAVLDVCGAPALTARVVSGYASPSVAVLGGGGKSGALALAAARRAGAGRTVGVVPVSAERDRLLAAGLATEVALADARDPVALAAAVSGALGGPADVTVVCVDVPGCEHGAILATADGGTVIFFSMATSFAAAALGAEGLAADVTMLVGNGYVPGHAELALELVRSEPGVRALFEARIAAD, encoded by the coding sequence ATGACCTCACCCGTGGGGCTGCACCGTGTGCTCGAACCGGTCGGCGTGTTGCCTCAGGCGGCGTGGCGGCTCGATCCGGGTGGTCCGGTCGGCGCGGACGAGGTGCGGATCCGCGTGGAGCGGCTGAACCTGGACGCGGCGAGTTTCCGGCAGTTGTCGGAGAAGCACGGTGGCGACGGGGCGGCGGTGCGGGCCGAGGTCCTGGAGATCATCACATCTCGGGGGAAGATGCATAATCCGGTCACAGGCTCGGGCGGCATGCTGATCGGGGTGGTGGACGAGGTCGGGCCGTCCTCGCCGCTGAAGGTGGTGCCGGGCGATCGGGTGGCGACCCTGGTGTCGCTGACGCTGACCCCGCTGGTCGTCACCGACGCTCTGGCCGGCTGGGACGGGCTCGGCGAGCAGGTGCCGTGCGCCGGGTTCGCGGTGTTGTTCGCCCGGTCGGTGGTCGCGGTGCTGCCGGACGACCTCGATCCGCGGTTGAGTCTGGCGGTCCTGGACGTGTGCGGGGCCCCGGCGCTGACCGCCCGGGTGGTGTCGGGGTACGCGTCCCCGTCGGTGGCGGTGCTGGGCGGGGGCGGTAAGAGCGGGGCGTTGGCGTTGGCCGCCGCGCGGCGGGCGGGTGCCGGTCGTACGGTGGGGGTGGTGCCGGTGTCGGCGGAGCGGGACCGGCTCCTCGCGGCCGGGCTGGCCACGGAGGTCGCGTTGGCCGACGCCCGTGATCCGGTGGCGTTGGCGGCGGCGGTGTCCGGGGCGTTGGGTGGTCCGGCGGACGTGACAGTGGTCTGCGTGGACGTGCCGGGGTGCGAGCACGGGGCGATCCTGGCGACCGCGGACGGCGGTACGGTGATCTTCTTCTCGATGGCGACGAGTTTCGCGGCGGCGGCGTTGGGTGCGGAGGGGTTGGCCGCGGACGTGACGATGCTGGTCGGGAACGGGTACGTGCCGGGGCACGCCGAGTTGGCGTTGGAGCTGGTGCGGTCCGAGCCCGGGGTGCGTGCGTTGTTCGAGGCCCGGATCGCGGCAGACTGA
- a CDS encoding KamA family radical SAM protein, giving the protein MTQTHPVEAIPEPRPTDTTTPLAGQPYEYRRRPLVEPDWTRFPGWRHVTREQWESAQWQRTNCVKNAKQLRAVLGDLVDDSFYTDLAADQAALATMSMLVPPQMINTMVPDAPMTTEAFLADPVRRYMIPVASDRRTDWPSHPYATRDSLHEHDMWVAEGLTHRYPTKVLAELLSTCPQYCGHCTRMDLVGNSTPTVDKLKLSLKPVDRYDGHINYLRAHPGVRDVVVSGGDVANVPWRNLESYLMRLLEIETIRDIRLATKALMGLPQHWLQPDVVEGLERVARTAARRGVNLAIHTHVNHAQSLTPLVARAAQTALEVGVRDVRNQGVLMRGVNATAPDLLDLCFALQGEAGILPYYFYMCDMIPNAEHWRVPVWHAQQLQHDMMGYLPGYATPRIVCDVPFVGKRWVHMLTEYDRERGISYWTKNYRTSIESADLAAVGRRYAYYDPIDTLPESGQAWWATHEPSTLT; this is encoded by the coding sequence GTGACGCAGACACACCCAGTTGAGGCCATCCCGGAGCCGCGGCCGACCGACACCACCACACCACTCGCCGGCCAACCGTACGAATACCGCCGCCGACCGCTGGTCGAACCCGACTGGACCCGGTTCCCCGGCTGGCGCCACGTCACCCGCGAACAGTGGGAATCGGCCCAGTGGCAACGCACCAACTGCGTCAAGAACGCCAAACAGCTCCGCGCCGTACTCGGCGACCTCGTCGACGACAGCTTCTACACCGACCTCGCCGCCGACCAGGCCGCGCTGGCCACCATGTCGATGCTGGTCCCACCACAGATGATCAACACGATGGTGCCGGACGCGCCGATGACCACGGAGGCGTTCCTCGCCGACCCGGTCCGCCGCTACATGATCCCGGTCGCCTCGGACCGGCGCACCGACTGGCCGTCACACCCGTACGCGACCCGCGACTCGCTCCACGAACACGACATGTGGGTCGCCGAGGGCCTCACCCACCGCTACCCCACCAAGGTCCTCGCCGAACTGCTCTCCACCTGCCCCCAGTACTGCGGGCACTGCACCCGGATGGACCTCGTCGGCAACTCCACCCCCACCGTCGACAAGCTCAAACTCAGCCTCAAGCCGGTCGACCGCTACGACGGCCACATCAACTACCTCCGCGCCCACCCGGGCGTACGCGACGTGGTCGTCTCGGGCGGCGACGTCGCCAACGTCCCCTGGCGCAACCTCGAGTCGTACCTGATGCGCCTGCTCGAAATCGAGACCATCCGCGACATCCGGCTCGCCACCAAGGCCCTGATGGGACTCCCCCAGCACTGGCTGCAGCCCGACGTCGTCGAAGGCCTCGAACGCGTCGCCCGCACCGCCGCCCGCCGGGGCGTCAACCTGGCCATCCACACCCACGTCAACCATGCCCAGTCACTCACCCCACTGGTCGCCCGAGCCGCGCAGACCGCACTCGAGGTCGGCGTACGCGACGTACGCAACCAGGGCGTACTGATGCGCGGCGTGAACGCCACCGCACCGGACCTGCTCGACCTCTGCTTCGCGCTCCAGGGCGAGGCCGGCATCCTGCCGTACTACTTCTACATGTGCGACATGATCCCCAACGCCGAGCACTGGCGGGTGCCGGTCTGGCACGCCCAGCAACTCCAGCACGACATGATGGGCTACCTGCCGGGTTACGCCACCCCACGGATCGTCTGCGACGTGCCGTTCGTCGGCAAGCGCTGGGTGCACATGCTCACCGAGTACGACCGCGAGCGCGGCATCTCCTACTGGACCAAGAACTACCGCACCTCCATCGAATCGGCCGACCTGGCCGCGGTCGGCCGGCGATACGCCTACTACGACCCGATCGACACCTTGCCGGAGTCCGGGCAGGCCTGGTGGGCGACCCACGAGCCGAGCACCCTGACCTGA
- a CDS encoding CsbD family protein, with protein MSLTDKAKQKAEQMTGAAKEKYGDATDNEQMRAEGSRQQAGSKAKQAGENAKDAGKNMKDAFNK; from the coding sequence ATGAGCCTCACCGATAAGGCCAAGCAGAAGGCCGAACAGATGACGGGCGCCGCCAAGGAGAAGTACGGCGACGCGACCGACAACGAGCAGATGCGCGCCGAGGGGTCCCGGCAGCAGGCCGGTTCCAAGGCCAAGCAGGCCGGCGAGAACGCCAAGGACGCCGGCAAGAACATGAAGGACGCCTTCAACAAGTAA
- a CDS encoding histidine phosphatase family protein: MAEIVLIRHGETEWSAAHRHTSYTDLALNPAGERQARAVRDQLAGRRFAAVISSPRTRALRTAELAGLTVTTVDDNLAEWNYGDYEGRTTKEIQQERPGWNLWTDGCPDGESPEQVGGRLDRILNRATELLADGDVALVAHGHSLRVAGARWIGLPASGGGLLRLDTATVSALGYEHDRRVILRWNTGGAA, from the coding sequence GTGGCAGAGATCGTTCTCATCCGGCACGGCGAAACCGAGTGGAGTGCCGCACACCGGCACACCTCGTACACCGATCTGGCCCTCAACCCCGCCGGGGAGCGCCAGGCCCGCGCGGTTCGCGACCAGCTCGCTGGTCGGCGCTTCGCCGCGGTCATCTCCAGCCCCCGCACCCGGGCGCTGCGCACGGCCGAGTTGGCGGGCCTGACCGTCACCACGGTCGACGACAACCTCGCCGAATGGAACTACGGCGACTACGAGGGACGCACCACCAAGGAGATCCAACAGGAACGGCCGGGTTGGAACCTCTGGACCGACGGTTGTCCGGACGGTGAGTCCCCCGAGCAGGTCGGGGGACGGCTCGACCGGATCCTGAACCGGGCCACCGAACTGCTCGCCGACGGTGACGTCGCCCTGGTCGCGCACGGGCACAGCCTCCGGGTCGCCGGCGCCCGCTGGATCGGGCTACCCGCCAGCGGCGGCGGCCTGCTCCGGCTGGACACGGCCACCGTCTCCGCGCTCGGCTACGAGCACGATCGCCGGGTGATCCTGCGCTGGAACACCGGCGGTGCCGCCTGA
- a CDS encoding Lrp/AsnC family transcriptional regulator, whose protein sequence is MEEVDRAIIAALTADGRLSYTDLAEKVGLSVSAVHQRVRRLEQRGVITGYTAKVSFDALELPLTAFVAVRPFDPSQPDDAPERLAHLPEIESCYSVAGEDFYLLLVRVAGPVDLERVLQEIRTSANVTTRTTVVLSTPYESRPPRVSRTPQ, encoded by the coding sequence GTGGAGGAAGTCGACCGTGCCATCATCGCCGCGCTGACCGCCGACGGCCGTTTGTCGTACACCGACCTGGCCGAGAAGGTGGGGCTGTCGGTGTCCGCGGTGCACCAGCGGGTACGCCGGCTGGAGCAGCGGGGTGTCATCACCGGTTACACCGCGAAGGTGTCGTTCGACGCGTTGGAGTTGCCGCTGACGGCCTTCGTGGCGGTCCGGCCGTTCGACCCGTCGCAGCCGGACGACGCGCCCGAGCGGCTGGCCCACCTGCCGGAGATCGAGTCGTGCTACTCGGTGGCGGGGGAGGACTTCTACCTGCTGCTGGTGCGGGTCGCCGGTCCGGTCGACCTGGAGCGGGTGCTGCAGGAGATCCGTACCTCGGCGAACGTGACCACCCGGACCACGGTGGTGCTCTCCACCCCGTACGAGAGCCGGCCGCCGAGGGTCAGTCGCACCCCGCAGTGA
- a CDS encoding methyltransferase, with protein MVDQPVRRVFTPPPQPSPSGSDGSAATPPPDPVRITGVASGFMTAKALFVAAEVGLFAAVPAEGASARTIAERCELPERSARALADLMVAAGLLEHDGRHYRNAPDAEAFLAGRGPLDLRAMLRYWDTVSYPTWTRASTAFRTRQGVRAELDGAQTQAYESAVALVTAETAADVAAAYDFGPHRRVLDVGGGIGTFARPILRAFPQLTATLLDLPEVVEVARAEVSGDPLADRMELRGADVFVDPLPEGHDAVIVANFLHLFSPERNVELLTRLRAALAPQGRLLLVDWWRDPVAPHPATRLGAGEFLMISGGDTYEVADVARWLEVSGWRFVTHLPLPPPSGLIVAEPDR; from the coding sequence GTGGTCGATCAGCCGGTACGTCGTGTCTTCACCCCACCGCCGCAGCCCAGCCCGTCCGGATCGGACGGTTCGGCCGCGACACCACCACCGGACCCGGTACGCATCACCGGGGTCGCGTCCGGCTTCATGACGGCGAAGGCGCTCTTCGTCGCCGCCGAGGTCGGCCTCTTCGCCGCAGTCCCCGCTGAGGGCGCGTCCGCCCGCACGATTGCCGAGCGGTGCGAACTGCCGGAGCGCAGCGCCCGTGCCCTGGCCGACCTGATGGTGGCGGCGGGCCTGCTCGAACACGACGGGCGGCACTACCGCAACGCGCCCGACGCCGAGGCGTTCCTCGCCGGCCGTGGGCCGCTGGACCTGCGGGCGATGCTTCGTTACTGGGACACGGTCAGCTATCCCACCTGGACCAGGGCATCCACCGCCTTCCGGACCCGCCAGGGCGTACGCGCCGAACTCGACGGGGCGCAGACCCAGGCGTACGAGTCGGCGGTGGCCCTGGTGACGGCGGAGACGGCCGCGGACGTCGCCGCGGCGTACGACTTCGGCCCGCACCGGCGGGTGCTCGACGTCGGTGGTGGGATCGGGACCTTCGCCAGACCGATCCTGCGTGCCTTCCCGCAGTTGACCGCGACCCTGCTCGACCTGCCCGAGGTGGTGGAGGTGGCCCGCGCGGAGGTCTCCGGTGACCCCCTGGCGGACCGGATGGAGCTACGCGGTGCCGACGTGTTCGTCGACCCGCTGCCGGAGGGGCACGACGCGGTGATCGTGGCGAACTTCCTGCACCTGTTCTCCCCGGAGCGCAACGTCGAGTTGCTGACCCGGCTGCGCGCGGCGTTGGCGCCGCAGGGGCGGCTGCTGCTGGTCGACTGGTGGCGCGACCCGGTGGCGCCGCATCCGGCGACCCGGCTCGGGGCGGGGGAGTTCCTCATGATCAGCGGTGGCGACACGTACGAGGTGGCGGACGTGGCCCGGTGGCTCGAGGTGAGCGGCTGGCGGTTCGTCACCCACCTGCCGCTGCCACCACCGTCCGGACTGATCGTCGCGGAGCCGGACCGGTGA